The Saccharopolyspora gloriosae genome has a segment encoding these proteins:
- a CDS encoding bifunctional diguanylate cyclase/phosphodiesterase, with the protein MRGTPNTPDAPFPRSGAQVETERLLGALAADMREYAIFALDADGRVTSWNAGAQLIKQYTSQEIIGKHFSVFYPAGLIASDYPAWELRQAAAQGFFIDRGWRLRKDGSAFWAHVVITAQRADDGRLDGFIKITRDESEAYAQRERSDRRFTDLFQLAPAGIALLDRHDRVLDANGALCDLLGYWPHGRTAPQLMHADDPRTGLVPQAVAGDPGSEPISHRRLARSTGEPVYCEVRCSASVDYDGNRFWLAVFQDLTEQQRRTETLHFQATHDHPTGLLNRRGVNELLVPLLSSAGRDVGVLFCDLDNFKRFNDSLGHDAGDELINLLAERLRNELPSSCTPARLYGDEFLVICSDLTACDGLDTLIELVSDLLCTAIPLRDRLINITASIGAATAPEEGTTADELIRTADAAMFAAKEPGRDRAAPPAPAGGLALEEDLRDALLHDGLQMHYQPILDRDGKILLAEALVRWPHPRHGLLSPDVILPVAGQAKLLAELDRWVLRTALREASEWSSPHGEAPGVTVNLAGLRPESAHFHSEISSAIDDSGIDPGRVVLEVVETVLVDLPEQPRKMMRRLNERGVRFAMDDFGTGYSSLARLKDLPTQLVKLDRRFVVGMESDPTDLGIVRAVIELARGMGRTCIAEGVENRAQCDLLNELGVDAQQGFLYSRPVPDAALRALLAAPRLMPVE; encoded by the coding sequence ATGCGCGGTACGCCGAACACTCCGGACGCGCCGTTCCCGCGCTCCGGGGCGCAAGTGGAGACCGAGCGGCTGCTCGGCGCCCTGGCGGCCGACATGCGCGAGTACGCGATCTTCGCGCTGGACGCCGACGGCCGGGTCACCAGCTGGAACGCGGGCGCACAGCTGATCAAGCAGTACACCAGCCAGGAGATCATCGGGAAGCACTTCTCCGTCTTCTACCCCGCCGGACTCATCGCGTCCGACTACCCGGCGTGGGAGTTGCGGCAGGCCGCCGCGCAAGGCTTCTTCATCGACCGCGGCTGGCGGCTGCGCAAGGACGGCTCGGCCTTCTGGGCGCATGTCGTGATCACCGCTCAGCGCGCCGACGACGGCAGGCTGGACGGTTTCATCAAGATCACTCGCGATGAGTCCGAGGCTTACGCCCAGCGGGAACGTTCGGATCGCCGCTTCACCGACCTGTTCCAACTCGCCCCGGCGGGCATCGCGTTGCTGGACCGGCACGACCGGGTTCTCGACGCCAACGGCGCGCTGTGCGACCTGCTCGGTTACTGGCCGCACGGCCGAACCGCACCGCAGTTGATGCACGCCGACGACCCGCGCACCGGCTTGGTTCCGCAGGCGGTCGCGGGCGACCCCGGCAGTGAACCCATCTCGCACCGCAGGCTCGCCCGCTCCACCGGCGAGCCGGTCTACTGCGAGGTGCGCTGCTCGGCCTCGGTCGACTACGACGGGAACCGCTTCTGGCTGGCCGTGTTCCAGGACCTCACCGAACAGCAGCGCCGCACCGAGACCTTGCACTTCCAAGCCACCCACGACCACCCGACGGGCCTGCTGAACCGGCGAGGCGTGAACGAGCTGCTGGTACCGCTGCTGTCGTCTGCCGGTCGCGACGTCGGCGTGCTGTTCTGCGATCTGGACAACTTCAAGCGGTTCAACGATTCGCTCGGGCACGACGCGGGCGACGAACTGATCAACCTCCTCGCCGAGCGCCTCCGCAACGAGTTGCCGAGCAGCTGCACCCCGGCACGCCTCTACGGCGACGAGTTCCTGGTCATCTGCTCGGATCTGACGGCGTGCGACGGGCTCGACACCCTCATCGAGCTCGTCTCCGATCTGTTGTGCACGGCGATTCCGCTGCGGGACAGGCTCATCAACATCACCGCGTCGATCGGCGCGGCGACCGCTCCGGAGGAGGGCACCACGGCCGACGAACTGATCCGCACGGCCGACGCGGCCATGTTCGCCGCCAAGGAGCCGGGTCGAGACCGTGCCGCACCGCCCGCTCCCGCCGGCGGGCTCGCACTGGAGGAGGACCTCCGCGACGCGCTGCTGCACGACGGCCTCCAGATGCACTACCAGCCGATCCTGGATCGCGACGGGAAGATCCTCCTAGCCGAGGCCCTGGTGCGGTGGCCGCACCCGAGGCACGGGCTGCTCTCCCCGGACGTGATCCTGCCGGTCGCAGGGCAGGCCAAGCTGCTCGCCGAACTGGACCGGTGGGTGCTGCGGACCGCCCTGCGCGAGGCGAGCGAATGGAGCTCCCCGCACGGCGAGGCCCCCGGCGTCACGGTGAACCTCGCCGGTCTGCGCCCGGAATCGGCGCACTTCCACTCCGAAATCAGTTCGGCCATCGACGACAGCGGCATCGATCCGGGCCGGGTCGTGCTGGAAGTCGTCGAGACGGTGCTGGTCGACCTGCCCGAACAGCCCCGGAAGATGATGCGCCGCCTCAACGAGCGGGGAGTGCGCTTCGCGATGGACGACTTCGGCACCGGCTATTCCTCGTTGGCACGTCTCAAAGACCTGCCGACGCAACTGGTGAAGCTGGATCGCAGGTTCGTGGTCGGCATGGAGTCGGACCCCACCGACCTCGGCATCGTCCGGGCCGTGATCGAACTGGCCAGGGGCATGGGGCGGACGTGCATCGCCGAAGGTGTGGAGAACCGGGCGCAATGCGACCTGCTCAACGAGCTCGGAGTCGACGCGCAGCAGGGATTCCTGTACTCCCGGCCCGTCCCGGACGCGGCACTCCGCGCCCTGCTGGCCGCGCCGCGGTTGATGCCCGTCGAGTGA
- a CDS encoding DUF397 domain-containing protein encodes MNTQPSRWRKSSRSHQQTACVEVGRVEFGAAVRDSKDRAAGHVEVPARAWRSFVTALKTGSLDR; translated from the coding sequence ATGAACACTCAGCCCAGTCGGTGGAGGAAGTCCAGCCGTTCACACCAGCAGACGGCGTGCGTCGAGGTGGGGCGGGTCGAGTTCGGTGCGGCGGTGCGGGACTCGAAGGATCGGGCGGCGGGTCACGTCGAGGTGCCCGCTCGTGCTTGGCGTTCCTTCGTCACCGCGTTGAAGACCGGCAGCTTAGACCGCTGA
- a CDS encoding helix-turn-helix transcriptional regulator encodes MAYNTNGSPRARVIGAELRKARTEQGVGVRELARRLGTDHSKLSRCESGYTVPTPEHVASVLTALGVPEAERDRVVQLARGTERTNWLAPGVPGAHHELTTLIEFERSASEIVEVSNSVFPGLLQTSDYARAVMADVSGAELETLLTLRVGRRDVLESRHGPQFTALVLEQALRTPIGGRLVLADQLRHVLKLSERSNVTIQVIPTALDVWHAAHMGGYILFEFPKGAPIVHLEHYSSAVFLHEGSDTDAYRSATATLRSLAMNPDESAEFIARVAEETESRE; translated from the coding sequence ATGGCTTACAACACAAATGGAAGTCCGCGTGCTCGGGTGATCGGTGCGGAACTGCGCAAAGCTCGAACGGAACAGGGAGTGGGTGTTCGTGAACTCGCTCGCAGGCTCGGCACGGACCATTCCAAGCTGTCACGCTGCGAAAGCGGCTACACCGTTCCGACCCCCGAACACGTGGCGAGTGTGCTCACCGCCTTGGGGGTGCCAGAGGCGGAGCGTGATCGAGTGGTCCAGCTGGCGCGAGGAACCGAGCGTACGAACTGGCTCGCTCCAGGAGTGCCCGGTGCGCACCACGAGCTGACCACGTTGATCGAATTCGAACGCAGCGCCAGTGAGATCGTCGAGGTTTCGAACTCCGTTTTCCCGGGACTGCTCCAGACTTCCGACTACGCACGCGCGGTCATGGCGGACGTGTCCGGGGCGGAGCTGGAGACCCTGCTGACTCTGCGGGTGGGGCGACGCGATGTCCTGGAGAGCAGGCACGGCCCTCAGTTCACAGCGCTGGTTTTGGAGCAGGCGCTGCGCACTCCTATCGGGGGCAGGCTGGTGCTCGCTGATCAACTGCGTCACGTGCTCAAGCTGTCGGAACGATCGAACGTGACGATTCAGGTCATCCCGACGGCCCTGGACGTGTGGCACGCCGCGCACATGGGCGGGTACATCCTGTTCGAGTTCCCGAAAGGCGCCCCGATCGTCCACCTGGAGCACTACAGCTCCGCCGTGTTCCTGCACGAGGGATCCGACACTGACGCCTACCGCTCGGCGACGGCTACGCTGCGTTCGCTGGCGATGAACCCGGACGAGTCGGCGGAGTTCATCGCTCGTGTCGCCGAGGAGACGGAGAGTCGGGAATGA
- a CDS encoding cation acetate symporter, translating to MAINFAAGAVGDPAITVSVFAGFVLLTLFVVYRVSTRNATASDYYVAGGNITGAQNGIALAGDWLSAASFLGVAGAIAVHGYDGFLYSVGFLVAWLIELMLIAELVRNTGRFTMGDVIGYRMRQRPVRAAAANTTLVISFFYMVAQMASAGGLVALLLDVQSKFGQALVVVAVGLIMIFYVLVGGMKGTTWVQIIKATLLLICVTLMAVFLLGRFSYDFSLLLEEATNNSPIGQALLEPGAQYGQTSLSRIDFISLAMAIVLGISCLPHIMMRFYTVPNAREARRSVVWITWTMIVFYLATMLLGFGATALVGSEAITNAPGGENSAALLLAYRIGGSPLLGVVAAIAFATILAVVAGLTLTASASFAHDVYANIIKRGEADTGSEIKVARITALVVGVLSTVGGIAAIGQNAAFMVSLALALAASANLPTMLYSLFWRRFNTTGTLWSMYAGLISCIVLITFSPAVSGRSSAMFPSADFDIFPLTNPGIVSIPLGFLAGFIGTLVGKKDQDPVKQAEMEVRSLTGVGSGLAVESRRD from the coding sequence ATGGCGATCAACTTCGCGGCGGGAGCCGTCGGTGACCCGGCGATCACCGTGAGCGTTTTCGCGGGATTCGTGCTGCTGACGCTGTTCGTGGTGTACCGGGTTTCGACCCGGAACGCCACCGCCTCCGACTATTACGTCGCGGGCGGGAACATCACCGGCGCGCAGAATGGCATCGCGCTCGCCGGTGACTGGCTTTCGGCGGCCTCGTTCCTCGGCGTGGCCGGCGCCATCGCGGTGCACGGGTATGACGGATTCCTTTATTCGGTCGGATTCCTCGTCGCGTGGCTCATCGAATTGATGCTCATCGCCGAACTCGTCCGGAACACCGGCCGGTTCACCATGGGTGACGTGATCGGCTACAGAATGCGCCAGCGCCCGGTGCGGGCGGCCGCGGCGAATACCACGCTGGTCATCTCGTTCTTCTACATGGTCGCGCAGATGGCGAGCGCCGGTGGTCTCGTCGCATTGCTGCTCGACGTGCAGAGCAAATTCGGTCAGGCGCTGGTCGTCGTGGCCGTCGGCCTCATCATGATCTTCTACGTGCTGGTCGGCGGCATGAAGGGAACCACCTGGGTTCAGATCATCAAGGCGACGTTGCTGCTGATCTGCGTGACCTTGATGGCCGTGTTCCTGCTCGGCCGGTTCTCCTACGACTTCTCCCTGCTGCTGGAGGAGGCCACGAACAACAGCCCGATCGGGCAGGCGCTGCTGGAGCCCGGCGCGCAGTACGGGCAGACTTCGCTGTCCCGGATCGACTTCATTTCGCTGGCGATGGCGATCGTGCTGGGCATTTCCTGCCTGCCGCACATCATGATGCGGTTCTACACGGTGCCGAATGCCCGAGAAGCGCGCCGTTCCGTCGTCTGGATCACCTGGACGATGATCGTGTTCTACCTGGCCACGATGCTGCTCGGTTTCGGCGCGACGGCGCTGGTCGGTTCCGAGGCCATCACCAACGCCCCGGGCGGTGAGAACTCGGCGGCACTGCTGCTGGCCTATCGCATCGGTGGTTCGCCGCTGCTGGGCGTGGTCGCCGCGATCGCGTTCGCCACGATCCTCGCGGTCGTCGCCGGTCTCACCCTGACCGCGTCGGCGTCGTTCGCCCACGACGTGTACGCGAACATCATCAAGCGCGGCGAGGCCGACACCGGATCGGAGATCAAGGTCGCCCGGATCACCGCGCTGGTGGTCGGCGTGCTCTCCACGGTCGGCGGCATCGCGGCCATCGGGCAGAACGCGGCGTTCATGGTCTCGCTCGCGCTCGCGCTGGCGGCGTCGGCGAACCTGCCGACGATGCTGTACTCGCTGTTCTGGCGGCGGTTCAACACCACGGGAACGTTGTGGTCGATGTACGCGGGCCTGATCTCGTGCATCGTGCTGATCACGTTCTCGCCCGCGGTGTCGGGCCGTTCGTCGGCGATGTTCCCGAGCGCCGATTTCGACATCTTCCCGCTCACCAACCCGGGAATCGTGTCGATCCCGCTGGGTTTCCTCGCCGGATTCATCGGCACGCTGGTCGGCAAGAAGGACCAGGACCCGGTCAAGCAGGCCGAGATGGAGGTCCGCTCCCTGACCGGTGTCGGTTCGGGCCTGGCGGTGGAGTCGCGTCGAGACTGA
- a CDS encoding DUF485 domain-containing protein yields the protein MTRTSENRSRGRLDGQPPEPRFGNISKHSLRRPTNSNGTDFVEIQESDDFVSLRRRFRWFVFPVTLIVLAWYFTYVGLGAYAQDFMSQPVFGVVNMGIVLGLAQFVTTAIVTVAYGRYVRKRIDPLVDRLREQEGTTR from the coding sequence ATGACCCGAACGTCGGAAAACCGAAGCCGAGGTCGGCTTGACGGTCAGCCTCCAGAGCCGAGATTCGGCAACATCTCGAAGCATAGCCTTCGGCGCCCCACCAACTCGAATGGAACCGACTTCGTCGAAATTCAGGAGAGTGACGATTTCGTCTCGCTCCGACGTCGTTTCCGGTGGTTCGTGTTTCCCGTGACGCTGATCGTTCTCGCCTGGTACTTCACCTACGTGGGGCTGGGCGCCTACGCCCAGGACTTCATGAGCCAGCCGGTGTTCGGCGTGGTGAACATGGGAATCGTGCTGGGACTGGCGCAGTTCGTGACCACGGCGATCGTCACCGTGGCGTACGGACGATACGTGCGCAAGCGCATTGACCCGCTCGTCGACCGCCTTCGGGAGCAGGAAGGGACCACGCGCTGA
- a CDS encoding cold-shock protein: MAQGTVKWFNSEKGFGFIEPGEGGPDVFVHYSAIDAAGFRSLEENQQVTYEVTQGPKGPQAESVRVV, encoded by the coding sequence ATGGCACAGGGCACCGTGAAGTGGTTCAACTCGGAAAAGGGCTTCGGCTTCATCGAGCCGGGCGAGGGTGGACCCGACGTTTTCGTGCACTACTCGGCGATCGACGCCGCCGGCTTCCGCAGCCTCGAAGAGAACCAGCAGGTCACCTACGAGGTCACGCAGGGTCCGAAGGGTCCGCAGGCCGAGTCCGTGCGCGTGGTCTGA
- a CDS encoding winged helix-turn-helix transcriptional regulator, with product MQAWCVEEIGSVLRRVARLAQKHRFNTLRRRIDDISEKMLAQTVHALEHGGLIDRTVHNRLPPHVECTHTDLDVRIATKLEELVDLVEAEPPAVKSVQAGLGRKPRNRTFVLCGRRVFTAVLPQRLVRPRPPARAVR from the coding sequence ATGCAGGCGTGGTGCGTCGAGGAGATCGGATCGGTGCTCCGCCGGGTCGCGCGGCTCGCCCAGAAGCACCGTTTCAACACGCTCCGCCGCCGCATCGACGACATCAGCGAGAAGATGCTCGCCCAGACCGTGCACGCCCTGGAGCACGGCGGCCTGATCGACCGCACCGTGCACAACCGGCTTCCGCCGCACGTCGAGTGCACGCACACCGACCTGGACGTGCGCATCGCCACGAAGCTCGAGGAGCTCGTCGACCTGGTGGAAGCCGAACCGCCCGCGGTCAAATCGGTTCAGGCGGGCTTGGGCCGCAAGCCCCGGAACCGGACATTCGTCCTTTGTGGACGACGAGTGTTCACCGCTGTGCTCCCACAACGCCTCGTGCGGCCGCGGCCGCCTGCACGGGCCGTCCGGTGA
- a CDS encoding alpha/beta fold hydrolase, which produces MPEEVIRDLTLDGLTFSYRLLRQPDSCTEPVIVLGGVLQGMRGWPQMEDHVLPHASLITADLPGMGGADPPRPEHDSELLCTAVDRIIDDLGAPRVNLFGYSYGSVIAFTCAQRRPQRIARLLLGGLPVHISEAQYAHWRRATDRLVAGDLEDFAELAAEGMLCLDESRPVHRRHLAYRYVKRSFLQAATHTPDAKNVLDRSVTRRLSFTGGLPGVSTLVFCGEHDTVSSPEHQRDFAAGLQDGDFVTVDESDHWVVLERPDAVADLTTRFFTGRPVQAAAAARGVVGAQR; this is translated from the coding sequence ATGCCTGAAGAAGTCATCCGCGACCTGACGCTGGACGGCCTGACGTTCTCCTACCGGCTGCTGCGACAGCCCGACTCGTGCACCGAGCCCGTCATCGTGCTGGGCGGTGTTCTGCAGGGGATGCGCGGCTGGCCGCAGATGGAGGACCACGTCCTGCCGCACGCCAGCCTGATCACCGCCGATCTGCCCGGCATGGGCGGCGCCGACCCGCCCCGGCCGGAGCACGACAGCGAGCTCCTGTGCACGGCGGTCGACCGGATCATCGACGATCTCGGTGCTCCGCGCGTCAACCTCTTCGGCTACTCGTACGGCTCGGTCATCGCCTTCACCTGCGCGCAGCGTCGGCCGCAGCGCATCGCGCGGCTCTTGCTCGGCGGCCTGCCCGTGCACATCTCGGAGGCCCAGTACGCCCATTGGCGGCGGGCGACGGACCGGCTGGTGGCAGGGGACCTGGAGGATTTCGCGGAGCTCGCCGCCGAAGGGATGCTCTGCCTCGACGAGAGCAGGCCGGTGCACCGCCGCCACCTCGCGTACCGCTACGTGAAGCGGTCGTTTTTGCAGGCCGCCACGCACACGCCCGACGCGAAGAACGTGCTCGACCGCTCGGTGACGCGGCGGCTCTCCTTCACCGGCGGACTGCCCGGTGTGTCGACGCTGGTCTTCTGCGGGGAGCACGACACGGTCAGCTCACCGGAACATCAGCGGGACTTCGCCGCAGGCCTCCAGGACGGTGATTTCGTCACCGTCGACGAGTCCGATCACTGGGTCGTGCTGGAGCGTCCCGACGCCGTGGCCGACCTGACGACGCGGTTCTTCACCGGACGGCCCGTGCAGGCGGCCGCGGCCGCACGAGGCGTTGTGGGAGCACAGCGGTGA
- a CDS encoding beta-ketoacyl synthase: MTARTSTPAQETCTAAVTGLGLVTAAGVGVDETWREITQATAPSGVRRPAELSGLSCDFMYLADALDVDAHLDVPAQRLMDRFSQLAVIAARQAVADAGLDPETWDGSRVAVVIGSAHGGLPFYDEQHTALMEKGDRRVSPKLAPLAAVNGAAGSICRDLQARGPSLAVTTACASGTDAIGTAHQLLRSGACDIAIAGGAESVCSRLIVSSACRLRALSTRCENPAAACRPFDADRDGFVIGEGAGLLVLERPEHARSRGARVRAGVAGYGASNDAYAPVAPDPEGSGVELALRTALADAGVTGEDVGHVNAHGTSTVMNDFIEGTILHKVLGEHPLVTSTKGMTGHTLGAAGGIETALTVLALQHQLVPPTANLESPDPEIPIEVVAKESRPARLDCAVKTALGFGGHNAALVLTRA; the protein is encoded by the coding sequence ATGACGGCGCGGACGAGCACGCCGGCGCAGGAGACCTGCACCGCCGCGGTGACCGGCCTGGGCCTGGTCACCGCGGCCGGAGTCGGCGTCGATGAGACGTGGCGCGAGATCACCCAGGCCACCGCGCCCTCCGGAGTGCGCAGACCGGCCGAACTGAGCGGCCTGTCCTGCGACTTCATGTACCTGGCCGACGCGCTGGACGTCGACGCGCACCTCGACGTGCCCGCTCAGCGCCTGATGGACCGCTTCTCCCAGCTCGCCGTGATCGCGGCCAGGCAAGCGGTGGCCGACGCCGGCCTCGACCCGGAAACCTGGGACGGGAGCCGCGTCGCCGTCGTCATCGGCTCCGCGCACGGCGGCCTCCCCTTCTACGACGAGCAGCACACCGCGCTCATGGAGAAGGGCGACCGCCGGGTGTCGCCCAAGCTGGCTCCGCTGGCCGCCGTCAACGGCGCCGCAGGCAGCATCTGCCGGGACCTGCAGGCCCGAGGGCCGAGTCTCGCGGTGACCACGGCCTGCGCCTCGGGCACCGACGCGATCGGGACCGCGCACCAGCTGCTGCGCTCCGGAGCCTGCGACATCGCGATCGCCGGTGGCGCGGAATCCGTCTGCTCCCGGCTGATCGTGTCGAGCGCGTGCCGGTTGCGGGCCTTGTCCACCCGGTGCGAGAACCCGGCGGCCGCGTGCCGCCCGTTCGACGCCGACCGCGACGGTTTTGTCATCGGCGAGGGCGCGGGCCTGCTCGTGCTGGAGCGCCCCGAACACGCCCGCTCCCGTGGCGCTCGGGTCAGGGCCGGTGTCGCGGGGTACGGCGCGTCCAACGACGCCTACGCCCCGGTCGCCCCCGACCCGGAGGGATCCGGCGTCGAGCTGGCACTGCGGACCGCGCTGGCCGACGCCGGAGTCACCGGCGAGGACGTGGGGCACGTCAACGCGCACGGCACTTCGACGGTCATGAACGACTTCATCGAAGGCACGATCCTGCACAAGGTGCTCGGCGAGCACCCGCTCGTCACCTCGACCAAGGGCATGACGGGCCACACCTTGGGTGCGGCGGGCGGCATCGAGACCGCGCTGACCGTGCTGGCGCTGCAGCACCAGCTCGTCCCGCCCACGGCCAACCTGGAATCACCCGACCCCGAGATCCCGATCGAGGTGGTGGCCAAGGAGTCCCGGCCTGCGCGGCTGGACTGCGCGGTGAAGACCGCACTCGGATTCGGCGGGCACAACGCGGCACTCGTGCTCACCCGCGCCTGA
- a CDS encoding acyl carrier protein: MELTESVAALLKEKFGVDPHSVRPEVPLHQLGMDSLALEELRLLIEDRLDLDLEDAELTSRATVEQLLALVRDRTVA, from the coding sequence ATGGAATTGACGGAAAGCGTCGCCGCCCTGCTGAAGGAGAAATTCGGAGTGGACCCCCACTCCGTGCGTCCCGAAGTTCCGCTGCACCAGCTCGGCATGGATTCACTGGCGTTGGAAGAGCTGCGGCTGCTGATCGAGGACCGGCTGGACCTCGACTTGGAGGACGCCGAACTGACGTCCCGGGCCACCGTCGAACAGCTGCTGGCGCTCGTGCGGGACCGGACCGTCGCATGA
- a CDS encoding GntR family transcriptional regulator, which translates to MTTAKRDEPTAPAVVDVIREAITRGDFAPNQRLVEAELAEQCDASRAAVRNALVQLTTEGLVERVQNRGARVRAVSVEEAIEITEVRMAVEGLCAARAAERVSGEDKSELREIGEQMRTAVSGGDVWGYSELNKRLHSLVLRVSGQRTAHEVLGRLRGQNVRHQFRLAMHPGRPAVSLPQHLAIIEAICANDPAAAEQAMREHLRSVIDALPEVGGKTRFNAV; encoded by the coding sequence GTGACGACAGCGAAGCGCGACGAGCCGACCGCACCGGCGGTGGTCGACGTGATCCGCGAGGCCATCACCAGGGGTGACTTCGCGCCCAACCAGCGCTTGGTGGAGGCCGAACTCGCCGAGCAGTGCGATGCCAGCCGGGCTGCGGTGCGCAACGCGCTGGTGCAGCTGACCACCGAAGGGCTGGTCGAGCGGGTCCAGAACCGCGGCGCGCGGGTGCGCGCGGTCTCGGTGGAGGAGGCCATCGAGATCACCGAGGTCCGCATGGCGGTCGAGGGCCTGTGCGCGGCGCGCGCCGCCGAACGCGTCAGCGGCGAGGACAAGTCCGAGCTGCGCGAGATCGGCGAGCAGATGCGGACCGCCGTCTCCGGCGGGGACGTGTGGGGCTACTCGGAACTGAACAAGCGGCTGCACTCCCTGGTCCTGCGGGTCAGCGGGCAGCGGACGGCGCACGAGGTCCTCGGCAGGCTGCGCGGCCAGAACGTGCGCCACCAGTTCCGGCTGGCCATGCACCCGGGGCGTCCGGCGGTGTCGCTGCCGCAGCACCTGGCGATCATCGAGGCGATCTGCGCGAACGATCCGGCGGCCGCCGAGCAGGCGATGCGCGAGCACCTGCGCAGCGTCATCGACGCCTTGCCCGAAGTGGGCGGCAAAACGCGTTTCAACGCGGTCTGA
- a CDS encoding MFS transporter, with translation MPHSDNSADRAASANRVNSANRLDRLPISRFHRTTIVALAFAYFFEFADINTFAITAPKVRQQWDADVTHIAYVTSLSFVGMFLGSVAAGAMADRFGRKRTLTLTTVWFSVWSLATVFAWDMTSMGVFRVLTSAGLSAMTVVAVVYINEIFPRAKRGKFQAYVIMIGICGTPITNLIASFVVPMGEQTWRLVYLWGAMGVLFLLFLRKLVESPQWLESRGRHDEAEEVLSGLEEKVVAEHGQVPAAGEPIAQPSAVEPGLRMLKDRKFLFPTVLLSVLWITQTIGFFGFSSWAPTLLAAEGVSVEDSIFFVALTTVGAPLGSFLAAQVTDRFERKWCLVVFGLIIAASGLMYGLTFVPVLVVVFGFMVNLFERGYTSLAYAYSPELYDTRGRSLGTSISYGLGRLSNAVGPLIIAALYNGYGYRTVFYFIAGTWVVGALALALFGPATRKIRLRAESAEREAATGH, from the coding sequence GTGCCGCACTCCGACAACTCAGCTGACCGGGCTGCTTCGGCGAACCGGGTGAACTCGGCGAACCGGCTCGACCGGCTACCGATCTCCCGGTTCCACCGGACGACGATCGTCGCTTTGGCGTTCGCCTACTTCTTCGAGTTCGCCGACATCAACACCTTCGCCATCACCGCGCCGAAAGTGCGCCAGCAGTGGGACGCGGACGTCACCCACATCGCCTATGTGACCTCGTTGTCGTTCGTCGGCATGTTCCTCGGTTCGGTCGCGGCCGGAGCCATGGCCGACCGCTTCGGCCGGAAGCGGACCCTGACGCTGACGACGGTGTGGTTCTCGGTGTGGTCGTTGGCGACGGTCTTCGCGTGGGACATGACCTCGATGGGCGTGTTCCGCGTCCTGACCAGCGCCGGGCTGTCGGCGATGACCGTGGTCGCGGTCGTCTACATCAATGAGATCTTCCCGCGGGCGAAGCGCGGGAAGTTCCAGGCCTACGTGATCATGATCGGCATCTGCGGCACTCCGATCACGAACCTCATCGCCTCGTTCGTGGTGCCGATGGGGGAGCAGACCTGGCGCCTGGTCTACCTGTGGGGCGCCATGGGAGTGCTGTTCCTGCTGTTCCTGCGCAAACTCGTCGAGTCCCCGCAGTGGCTGGAATCCCGCGGCCGCCACGACGAGGCCGAAGAAGTCCTCAGTGGACTGGAGGAGAAAGTCGTTGCGGAGCACGGACAAGTGCCCGCCGCCGGGGAACCGATCGCGCAGCCTTCCGCCGTCGAGCCCGGGTTGCGGATGCTCAAGGACCGGAAGTTCCTGTTCCCGACCGTGCTGCTGTCGGTGCTGTGGATCACCCAGACCATCGGGTTCTTCGGCTTCTCCTCGTGGGCGCCCACCCTGCTGGCCGCCGAAGGCGTCAGCGTGGAGGACTCCATCTTCTTCGTCGCCCTCACCACGGTCGGCGCACCCCTGGGTTCGTTCCTGGCCGCGCAGGTCACCGACCGGTTCGAGCGCAAGTGGTGCCTGGTGGTGTTCGGCCTGATCATCGCGGCGTCCGGCCTGATGTACGGGTTGACCTTCGTGCCGGTGCTGGTCGTCGTGTTCGGCTTCATGGTCAACCTGTTCGAGCGCGGCTACACGTCCCTGGCCTACGCCTACTCGCCCGAGCTCTACGACACCCGCGGCCGTTCGCTGGGCACCTCGATCTCGTACGGCTTGGGCCGGCTGTCCAACGCCGTCGGGCCGTTGATCATCGCCGCGCTCTACAACGGATACGGGTACCGGACCGTCTTCTACTTCATCGCGGGCACCTGGGTCGTGGGCGCGCTCGCGCTGGCGTTGTTCGGCCCGGCCACTCGCAAGATCCGGTTGCGGGCCGAGTCCGCCGAGCGCGAGGCCGCCACCGGCCACTGA